In Terriglobales bacterium, a single genomic region encodes these proteins:
- a CDS encoding HD domain-containing protein, which yields MKTGENPEKLVTDRNAAWCLLTEFTQSESLRKHALAVEACMRAYARHFNEDEAKWAVVGLIHDFDYERYPSLQDHPFKGSEILKERGYPEEIRNAILSHADYSGVPRQTDLEKALFACDELAGFITAITLVKPSKSLAEVDARSVRKKMKDRAFARSVNRDDITRGAAELGIDLDQHITTCIDAMKTIAGELGLDGSAATPAESA from the coding sequence ATGAAAACCGGAGAAAACCCGGAGAAGCTCGTCACCGATCGCAACGCCGCCTGGTGTTTACTAACTGAGTTCACCCAGTCGGAAAGTTTGCGCAAGCACGCTCTGGCCGTCGAGGCCTGCATGCGCGCCTACGCTCGCCACTTCAACGAGGACGAAGCCAAGTGGGCGGTAGTCGGCCTGATTCACGATTTCGACTACGAACGCTATCCCAGCCTCCAGGACCATCCTTTCAAAGGCAGCGAAATCCTCAAAGAGCGCGGCTACCCCGAGGAAATCCGCAACGCCATTCTTTCCCACGCCGACTACAGCGGCGTCCCGCGCCAGACCGATCTCGAAAAGGCCCTCTTTGCCTGCGACGAGCTTGCCGGATTCATCACCGCCATCACGCTGGTCAAGCCAAGCAAGTCGCTGGCCGAGGTGGACGCGCGCTCGGTCCGCAAAAAGATGAAGGACAGAGCCTTCGCTCGTAGCGTCAACCGTGACGACATCACCCGCGGCGCCGCCGAATTGGGCATTGACCTCGACCAGCACATCACCACCTGCATTGACGCAATGAAGACCATCGCCGGCGAGTTGGGCCTGGACGGCAGCGCGGCAACGCCGGCGGAATCGGCGTGA
- a CDS encoding trypsin-like peptidase domain-containing protein, translated as MDIEVLSLDDSVLNSSPLAGETPELNGGAPSGTSSINTRDNSAELLDAYSQAVVSAAEHVSPSVVNIEVRHRVTGRRGQGGEARGGGSGFIFTPDGLIVTNSHVVHGASRIEVSLNDGRRLPAVLVGDDPATDLAVISIDAPTLVATPLGDSQQIRVGQLVIAIGNPYGFQYSVTAGVVSALGRSLRSRSGRLIDDVIQTDAALNPGNSGGPLVSAAGHVVGVNTATILPAQGICFAIGINTAKFVASRLLRDGRIRRSYIGVVAQTVPLPRRLARYHGLTQEGGIVVVSVEPGSPAERARLHDGDLVVAIDGQAIAGVDDLHRLLTETRVGIRALVTVLRGPQKLELEIVPEEAREAQ; from the coding sequence ATGGATATTGAAGTTCTGAGCCTAGATGATTCTGTTCTAAATTCTTCACCGCTGGCTGGCGAGACGCCGGAGTTGAATGGTGGCGCGCCGAGCGGCACGTCGAGTATTAATACCCGCGACAACTCTGCCGAGCTGCTGGATGCCTATTCGCAGGCGGTGGTGAGCGCCGCGGAGCACGTTAGTCCGTCGGTGGTGAATATTGAGGTGCGGCATCGGGTGACGGGCCGGCGCGGTCAGGGCGGTGAGGCGCGGGGCGGAGGCTCCGGGTTTATCTTCACGCCGGACGGGCTGATCGTGACCAACAGCCACGTGGTGCATGGCGCGAGCCGGATCGAGGTCTCGCTGAATGATGGCCGGCGCCTCCCTGCAGTGCTGGTTGGCGATGATCCCGCGACCGACCTGGCAGTGATCAGCATTGATGCGCCGACGCTGGTGGCGACGCCGCTGGGTGACTCGCAGCAGATTCGCGTAGGCCAGCTGGTGATCGCGATTGGCAATCCGTACGGGTTTCAATACTCGGTGACCGCTGGCGTGGTGAGCGCGTTGGGAAGATCTCTGCGCTCACGGTCTGGTCGGCTGATTGACGATGTGATTCAGACCGACGCAGCCTTGAATCCGGGAAACTCGGGTGGGCCACTGGTGAGCGCGGCGGGCCACGTGGTGGGGGTGAACACGGCGACCATCCTGCCGGCACAGGGCATCTGCTTTGCGATTGGGATCAACACGGCGAAGTTCGTGGCCAGCCGGCTGCTTCGGGATGGCCGCATCCGGCGTAGCTACATTGGCGTGGTGGCGCAGACAGTGCCGCTGCCGCGGCGCCTGGCGCGGTATCACGGGCTCACACAGGAAGGCGGGATCGTGGTGGTGTCGGTTGAACCGGGCAGCCCGGCGGAACGGGCGCGGCTGCACGACGGCGACCTGGTAGTCGCTATAGACGGTCAGGCGATCGCCGGCGTTGACGATCTGCATCGCTTACTGACGGAGACACGCGTGGGAATTCGGGCGCTTGTCACGGTCCTGCGCGGCCCCCAAAAACTGGAACTGGAGATCGTGCCGGAGGAAGCCCGGGAGGCACAGTGA